Proteins from a single region of Paraglaciecola sp. T6c:
- the trmA gene encoding tRNA (uridine(54)-C5)-methyltransferase TrmA produces MRPTEINPADYEQQLAQKVNSVQQAFKTFSMPALEAFSSAPLNYRMRAEFRMWHDGDNLDHVMFDQSTKQKYAVNQFPPASIVINEVMMKLLSLVKKNEVLRRKLFQIDYLSTLTNEILVTLVYHKPLEDEWLKEAKALRALLRDEFKIDIIGRAKKQKVLLDKDYVIETLPVNDRLYTFKQIENSFTQPNAGVNSKMLEWALDVTQDCQGDLLELYCGAGNFSLPLAQNFRQVLATEISKSSVAAAQDNIRLNNIENVTILRMSSEEFVQALNNERSFRRLEGINLQDYDCQTVLVDPPRSGLDDDTLDMIKEYQNIVYISCNPETLNNNLAVLSETHNVVRFALFDQFPYTHHVESGVYLQKR; encoded by the coding sequence GTGCGCCCAACCGAAATTAACCCTGCGGACTATGAACAACAACTCGCTCAAAAAGTTAATAGCGTGCAACAGGCTTTCAAAACATTTTCGATGCCAGCATTAGAGGCGTTTTCATCAGCACCTCTGAATTATAGGATGCGTGCGGAATTCAGGATGTGGCACGACGGAGATAACTTAGATCATGTCATGTTTGACCAATCAACAAAGCAAAAGTATGCAGTAAATCAGTTTCCCCCTGCCAGTATCGTTATCAATGAAGTGATGATGAAGTTATTGTCATTAGTAAAAAAGAACGAAGTATTACGTAGAAAGTTATTCCAAATCGATTATCTGAGTACCCTAACCAATGAAATATTAGTCACCTTGGTGTATCACAAACCTTTGGAAGATGAGTGGCTAAAAGAAGCAAAAGCATTGCGCGCATTGTTAAGAGATGAATTTAAAATCGACATAATTGGCCGCGCGAAAAAGCAAAAAGTGCTGTTAGACAAAGATTATGTGATAGAAACGCTACCAGTGAATGACCGACTCTACACGTTTAAGCAAATTGAAAATAGCTTCACGCAACCAAATGCTGGGGTAAACAGCAAAATGCTTGAGTGGGCGTTAGATGTTACTCAAGATTGCCAAGGCGATTTACTCGAATTGTATTGTGGTGCAGGGAATTTCAGTCTTCCTCTGGCACAAAACTTTCGACAAGTATTAGCAACCGAAATATCTAAATCTTCGGTTGCTGCTGCGCAAGATAATATCCGTTTAAACAACATAGAAAACGTGACTATCTTAAGGATGTCGAGCGAAGAATTTGTGCAAGCACTAAACAATGAACGCAGCTTTAGGCGTTTAGAAGGTATCAATTTGCAGGATTACGATTGCCAAACAGTCTTAGTGGATCCCCCACGCTCTGGCCTTGATGACGACACGCTAGACATGATCAAAGAGTATCAAAACATTGTGTATATTTCGTGTAATCCTGAGACACTCAATAATAATTTGGCAGTATTGAGCGAAACACATAATGTAGTTCGATTTGCTCTTTTTGATCAATTTCCATATACACATCATGTGGAATCAGGAGTTTACTTGCAAAAGCGCTAA
- the fabR gene encoding HTH-type transcriptional repressor FabR, producing MSRQEQKLKTRRTIIDAAFSLLDEQRSLSSISLREVARAAGIAPTSFYRHFKDIDELGLTLVDEAGLNLRQLMRQARLRIASGGGVINTSVDTFMEFICAHSNVFRLLLREHTGTSLAFRAAVLREIQHFIVELTDYTMSTTGLPYQYANLQAEAMVKLVFSAGAEALDSGAEQQAVLAQRVKLQLRFIANGAKEAAGV from the coding sequence GTGAGTCGTCAAGAACAAAAGCTTAAGACGAGACGAACCATTATAGATGCAGCTTTTAGTTTACTGGACGAGCAAAGAAGTTTGTCTAGCATCAGCTTGCGTGAAGTAGCTCGCGCGGCTGGCATCGCACCGACCTCATTTTATCGACATTTCAAAGACATTGACGAGCTTGGTTTAACATTAGTCGATGAGGCTGGCTTAAACTTAAGGCAGTTGATGCGTCAGGCTCGATTGCGGATTGCCTCAGGTGGGGGAGTGATAAACACGTCGGTGGATACGTTTATGGAGTTCATTTGCGCCCATAGCAATGTTTTCCGGTTGCTGCTTCGTGAGCATACCGGAACGTCTTTGGCATTTCGTGCCGCTGTATTACGGGAAATTCAGCACTTTATTGTTGAGCTAACAGATTACACTATGAGCACAACAGGGTTGCCCTATCAGTATGCGAACTTACAAGCAGAAGCTATGGTTAAACTTGTTTTTAGTGCGGGTGCAGAAGCGTTGGATTCAGGCGCTGAACAACAAGCAGTGTTGGCTCAGCGCGTTAAGTTGCAGTTGCGATTTATCGCTAATGGGGCGAAAGAGGCCGCCGGCGTTTAG
- a CDS encoding acyl-CoA desaturase, translated as MEKPRLILTNVLVFVITGLVALFLVPYVALTQGFDGAEIAACIILIYFSGMSITAGYHRLWAHKAYEANTFVRVVLAIGGAMALQNSILHWVSDHRIHHRHVDDNDKDPYSAKRGFWYSHMGWMLREYQIHRYSDYSNCKDLQKDKVVVWQHKYYLPIMLISNFGIPMALGWLNGDVLGMVLLAGFFRLVVVHHVTFFINSLAHIWGRQPYTDKNTARDNDILAFFTFGEGYHNYHHIFEYDYRNGIKWWQFDPTKWLIRGLSFIGWTKNLRRCPEERIEKAKMAMQLQRAQQKLSVLPNADEILHSLQQEYDAILHKMGEMYATKKRLMEIRKHKLKRNYEKLELDFKYRELKYNLELRKQKWLQLYQVKYQMA; from the coding sequence ATGGAAAAACCCCGTTTAATTCTCACTAATGTTTTAGTCTTTGTGATTACTGGACTAGTCGCACTCTTTCTTGTGCCTTACGTTGCTCTAACCCAAGGGTTTGATGGCGCAGAGATCGCTGCGTGTATTATTCTTATTTACTTCTCAGGGATGTCTATCACCGCTGGATACCACAGGCTGTGGGCGCATAAAGCCTATGAAGCGAATACCTTTGTCAGAGTCGTACTGGCTATTGGCGGAGCAATGGCCCTTCAAAACAGCATATTACATTGGGTTTCTGATCACAGGATCCACCACAGGCATGTGGACGACAACGATAAAGACCCGTATTCGGCCAAGCGTGGCTTTTGGTATTCACACATGGGTTGGATGCTTCGCGAATATCAGATACACCGCTATTCTGATTATAGTAATTGTAAAGACCTTCAAAAAGACAAGGTCGTTGTATGGCAGCATAAGTACTACCTTCCCATCATGCTTATTTCTAACTTTGGCATTCCAATGGCATTAGGTTGGTTGAATGGTGATGTGCTTGGTATGGTGTTGCTTGCTGGTTTTTTCCGCCTAGTGGTTGTCCATCATGTGACGTTTTTTATTAATTCTCTTGCCCATATTTGGGGACGTCAACCTTATACAGATAAAAATACAGCCCGCGATAATGACATTTTAGCTTTTTTCACTTTTGGTGAGGGGTACCATAATTACCACCACATATTTGAATATGATTACCGCAATGGCATTAAATGGTGGCAGTTTGATCCAACTAAATGGCTAATACGAGGGCTGTCGTTTATAGGCTGGACCAAAAACTTACGCCGCTGCCCAGAAGAACGTATTGAGAAAGCGAAGATGGCGATGCAATTGCAGCGCGCACAACAGAAGTTATCTGTGCTTCCAAATGCCGATGAGATATTACATAGTTTACAGCAGGAATATGATGCAATCTTGCATAAAATGGGCGAAATGTACGCCACTAAAAAACGCTTAATGGAAATTCGCAAACATAAATTGAAGCGTAATTACGAGAAACTAGAACTAGATTTTAAATACCGCGAACTCAAATACAATTTAGAGTTACGAAAGCAAAAATGGCTGCAGCTGTATCAAGTAAAATATCAAATGGCTTAG
- a CDS encoding uracil-DNA glycosylase family protein — protein MPLSPRPIIQGNQRSKILIVGQAPGIKAHETNKPWNDASGERLRKWLNLDVQHFYNPDNIAILPMAFCYPGKASSGDKPPRKECAPLWHERLINSMQIKHVLLIGQYAQNYYLQDKRSLTERVKDWQAYQPRFFVLPHPSPRNNIWLKKNPWFEQQVVSAMQHAIAKII, from the coding sequence TTGCCCCTGAGCCCTCGTCCAATCATTCAAGGAAATCAGCGCTCAAAGATACTTATCGTAGGTCAGGCTCCTGGTATCAAAGCACACGAAACGAACAAGCCTTGGAATGATGCTTCGGGCGAACGCTTGAGGAAATGGCTGAATCTAGACGTTCAGCACTTTTACAATCCAGACAATATTGCAATTCTGCCGATGGCATTTTGTTATCCTGGAAAAGCGTCAAGTGGTGACAAGCCGCCGCGTAAAGAATGCGCGCCCCTTTGGCATGAGCGCCTCATAAACTCCATGCAAATCAAACATGTTTTATTGATTGGTCAATATGCTCAAAACTATTACTTACAGGATAAGCGATCGTTGACGGAAAGAGTAAAAGATTGGCAGGCGTACCAACCAAGGTTTTTCGTTTTGCCCCATCCGTCTCCAAGGAATAACATATGGTTGAAGAAAAACCCTTGGTTTGAGCAGCAAGTAGTATCAGCGATGCAGCACGCCATTGCTAAGATTATCTAG
- a CDS encoding bifunctional diguanylate cyclase/phosphodiesterase: MCPMEYENDELIFLSEENTADNTEFAGSWNILVVDDDEEIHSVTRLALSDLVLNDRNLTFYHAYSKAEALEIIQSLGSTLAIILLDVVMETDDAGLQVAQTMRNELKLTEPRIILRTGQPGYAPEESVIKEYDINDYKTKTELTRSKLVTTIIASLRSYQQILTINQSRIGLEKIIHSAANLLEEHSVNRFCEGVVTQISSLIGLDSSGVVCARAGSVIDKDENAVYVLGAAGEFASYINKKIDNLHDEKIVQSVNQCLQKQHHIYGDNFTVLYLKSSEYDAAVFLKIGRQISEAYEQLIEVFLASISVGYENVNLFHQLHTAAFKDWLTKLPNRIEFINRLDDISNDAEHANDVVALIDINHFADINDGLGQDTGNDTLLALAQRIESTFPTAAALGRIGSDVFAVVGTEREVNPATLQGLFNNAFEAGDHMLPLSAAFGFCRFNGKKNTGINILKHANIALNRAKKSLKTNFEYYAPEMEEQTTWRLEMIRQLRTDFAERKLQLWYQPQIDLVTQDIIGMEALLRWPSSDGGFVSPAVFVPLAEYSGLIIDIGAWVMQESCEKLRLLTEAGFKGLRMAVNISMPQFRDPAFINLVKKAIINNDLEPDCIELEITESIVMDEPQLVVEALNELKEFGVKVALDDFGTGFSSMSYLQQLPLDRLKVDRAFVSEISPNKSAFIAETIVTLGTKLGLRTIAEGIEKPEQANYLLKLGCDEAQGFMYAKPMPFGELLTFIGQRKRGQSL; this comes from the coding sequence ATGTGTCCAATGGAATATGAGAATGATGAGCTAATTTTTCTCTCTGAGGAGAACACGGCTGACAACACTGAATTCGCAGGAAGCTGGAATATACTGGTGGTTGATGACGATGAGGAAATCCACTCGGTAACACGTTTGGCCCTTTCTGATTTAGTGCTTAATGACCGAAACTTGACCTTTTATCACGCCTATTCCAAGGCTGAAGCCCTTGAAATTATACAGTCTCTAGGCTCTACTTTAGCGATTATTTTGCTAGATGTCGTTATGGAAACGGACGACGCAGGCCTGCAAGTGGCCCAAACTATGCGAAATGAACTGAAGTTGACAGAGCCCAGAATCATTTTGCGTACAGGGCAACCGGGTTATGCTCCTGAAGAAAGTGTAATCAAAGAATACGACATCAATGACTACAAGACGAAAACAGAGTTAACGCGTAGCAAACTTGTCACAACCATTATCGCCTCGTTACGCTCATATCAACAGATTCTAACGATCAATCAAAGTCGTATTGGTTTAGAAAAAATCATCCATTCGGCCGCAAATTTACTTGAAGAGCACTCAGTCAATCGATTTTGTGAAGGTGTGGTGACCCAAATAAGCTCGCTTATTGGTTTGGACTCCTCAGGGGTTGTATGTGCCAGAGCTGGTTCCGTTATCGATAAAGATGAAAATGCGGTCTATGTATTGGGTGCTGCAGGAGAGTTCGCAAGTTATATCAATAAAAAAATTGATAATCTGCACGATGAAAAGATAGTGCAATCGGTTAATCAGTGTCTTCAAAAACAGCATCACATATACGGCGATAACTTCACCGTGCTTTATTTGAAAAGCTCTGAATATGACGCAGCTGTATTCTTAAAAATTGGTCGACAAATATCGGAAGCTTATGAGCAGCTGATCGAGGTGTTTTTAGCAAGTATTTCAGTGGGTTATGAGAATGTTAATTTATTCCATCAACTACACACTGCCGCGTTTAAAGATTGGCTAACCAAGCTGCCAAATAGAATCGAATTTATTAACCGCCTAGACGATATCAGTAATGATGCAGAGCACGCTAATGATGTGGTTGCTTTGATTGATATTAATCATTTCGCCGATATCAATGACGGGCTAGGCCAGGATACTGGTAACGACACCTTATTGGCCTTAGCTCAACGTATTGAATCCACTTTTCCGACAGCGGCAGCGCTGGGGCGAATCGGCTCGGACGTATTCGCCGTTGTCGGTACAGAGCGAGAAGTCAATCCTGCTACGCTTCAGGGTTTGTTTAATAATGCATTTGAGGCTGGCGACCATATGCTACCGCTGAGCGCGGCATTTGGTTTTTGTCGGTTTAATGGTAAAAAAAATACGGGTATCAATATACTCAAGCACGCCAACATAGCGTTAAATAGGGCGAAAAAAAGTCTAAAAACGAATTTTGAGTATTACGCCCCAGAAATGGAAGAGCAAACGACGTGGCGCTTAGAGATGATCCGTCAGTTGCGTACAGACTTCGCTGAGCGAAAATTGCAATTGTGGTATCAGCCGCAAATTGACTTAGTGACTCAAGATATCATTGGTATGGAAGCGCTACTTCGTTGGCCTTCTTCTGATGGGGGATTCGTCTCTCCCGCGGTATTTGTACCACTGGCAGAATACTCAGGCTTAATCATAGATATTGGTGCGTGGGTTATGCAAGAGTCATGTGAAAAGCTGCGTTTGCTAACAGAAGCAGGATTCAAAGGCTTGCGCATGGCAGTCAATATATCTATGCCTCAATTTCGTGATCCTGCGTTTATAAACTTGGTTAAAAAAGCAATTATAAACAATGATTTAGAGCCTGATTGCATAGAGTTAGAAATCACTGAAAGCATTGTGATGGATGAACCCCAATTGGTGGTTGAAGCACTGAATGAACTCAAAGAGTTTGGCGTTAAGGTAGCCCTTGATGATTTTGGTACAGGCTTTTCGTCAATGAGTTATTTACAACAGCTACCGCTTGATCGCTTGAAAGTTGATAGAGCGTTTGTTAGTGAAATAAGCCCCAATAAATCGGCCTTTATTGCTGAAACCATCGTCACACTTGGGACAAAACTCGGTCTGAGGACGATTGCTGAAGGTATTGAAAAGCCAGAGCAAGCCAACTATTTACTCAAGCTTGGTTGTGATGAAGCCCAAGGCTTTATGTATGCTAAACCAATGCCTTTTGGTGAATTGCTGACATTTATAGGGCAACGCAAAAGAGGACAATCCCTGTAG
- a CDS encoding TIGR03899 family protein yields the protein MKIDNQHTPSPAPIEKVKSKPSTPVSPNAETPDKGPQDVRGTAARMTQWFAQIGVSLPYQGMRANSIETRVQRRQKIAAQRKLSNIESVLEKALKYCIEEGENERLDPDWFYNFANMAEEIHSPAMQELWGKIFAVETNRPGSFSLRTLLILKQLTQKDAQTFRRAVALSSRRKGDTTPKLLTGFYQQPSILAMFRLRKEQQLNLATFGLSYPDLLSLMDLGLIHQTEIESGEWPVNSVVEWRSNGQVFQLSARKPGTTLKYYKFTTSGAELFTLVGVNKQANYIEALKHILLNAFVVD from the coding sequence ATGAAAATAGACAACCAACATACACCGTCCCCGGCGCCTATTGAAAAGGTCAAAAGTAAGCCCTCGACTCCGGTGAGCCCTAACGCTGAGACCCCAGACAAGGGGCCTCAAGATGTTAGGGGCACTGCAGCACGGATGACACAATGGTTTGCACAAATTGGTGTATCACTGCCTTATCAAGGTATGCGTGCTAATAGCATAGAAACCAGAGTACAAAGGCGGCAGAAAATAGCAGCCCAACGTAAGCTAAGTAATATAGAAAGTGTGCTCGAAAAGGCGCTAAAATACTGTATTGAGGAAGGGGAGAATGAGCGTCTCGACCCCGATTGGTTTTATAACTTTGCCAATATGGCAGAGGAAATACATTCGCCGGCCATGCAGGAATTATGGGGGAAAATTTTTGCAGTAGAAACAAACCGACCAGGCAGTTTCTCGCTTCGCACACTGCTCATTTTAAAACAATTAACACAAAAAGATGCTCAGACATTTCGCCGCGCAGTCGCTTTGTCGAGCAGACGAAAAGGTGACACAACACCTAAATTACTTACAGGGTTTTATCAGCAGCCTTCCATACTCGCCATGTTTAGGTTGCGCAAAGAGCAACAACTCAATCTTGCGACCTTTGGCCTTAGCTATCCCGATTTGCTCTCTTTGATGGATTTAGGGCTAATACACCAAACTGAAATAGAATCAGGTGAATGGCCAGTTAATTCAGTGGTGGAATGGAGGAGTAATGGCCAAGTTTTCCAATTGAGCGCAAGAAAACCTGGTACCACTTTAAAGTATTATAAGTTTACCACCTCAGGGGCGGAGCTTTTTACTTTGGTGGGAGTTAACAAGCAAGCAAACTATATAGAAGCGTTGAAACATATTTTGCTCAACGCATTTGTCGTCGACTAA
- a CDS encoding phosphoadenylyl-sulfate reductase gives MRNVTLQSSQNAEPNDGTPKILTQVSLEELNQQLEAKSAVQRVTWALENLEPTFMLSSSFGAQAAVMLHMLTQQFPDIPVVLTDTGYLFPETYQFIDELTERLNLNLQVYRAPMSGAWQEARFGKLWENGADGIEQYNKLNKVQPMQQALAELDVKTWFAGLRRSQSEMRESLSILQKLTRQVKVYPILDWSNKDVHYYLKEHDMPYHPLWEQGYVSIGDWHTTRSLQEGMDEKDTRFFGLKRECGLHEFGDGDGI, from the coding sequence ATGCGTAATGTAACGTTGCAGTCGTCGCAAAATGCCGAGCCAAACGACGGTACACCTAAGATTTTAACGCAGGTTTCGTTAGAAGAGCTGAACCAGCAGTTGGAAGCGAAAAGTGCGGTTCAGCGCGTGACCTGGGCACTGGAAAATCTGGAACCAACTTTTATGTTGTCTTCAAGTTTCGGTGCTCAAGCTGCAGTAATGTTACATATGTTGACTCAGCAATTTCCTGATATTCCAGTGGTATTGACGGATACAGGCTACCTATTTCCTGAAACCTATCAATTTATTGATGAGCTAACTGAGCGTTTGAACCTCAACCTGCAAGTGTACCGAGCGCCTATGTCAGGCGCGTGGCAAGAAGCACGCTTTGGCAAATTGTGGGAAAACGGTGCCGACGGCATTGAGCAGTACAATAAGCTGAATAAAGTGCAACCCATGCAGCAAGCGCTTGCTGAGTTAGATGTAAAAACGTGGTTCGCTGGGTTGCGTCGTAGTCAGTCGGAAATGCGTGAATCGCTATCAATATTGCAAAAGTTGACGCGACAAGTGAAAGTCTATCCTATCCTGGATTGGAGTAATAAAGATGTTCACTATTACTTAAAAGAGCATGACATGCCCTATCATCCGTTATGGGAGCAGGGCTATGTTTCGATCGGCGATTGGCACACTACGCGCTCCTTGCAAGAAGGAATGGACGAGAAAGATACTCGCTTCTTTGGCTTAAAACGTGAGTGCGGCCTACATGAATTTGGTGATGGTGACGGTATTTAG
- the cysI gene encoding assimilatory sulfite reductase (NADPH) hemoprotein subunit: MTTDNKFVVEGKLADNERLKGESNFLRGTIAEDLKDDLTGAFVGDNFQLIRFHGMYQQDDRDLRAERAKQKLEPLQNVMLRARLPGGIIKPQQWLAIDKFAEEKSLYGSIRLTTRQTFQFHGVLKPNIKLMHQTLNQVGIDSIATAGDVNRNVLCTSNPIESAVHQEAYEWATKISEHLLPKTRAYAEIWLDGEKKETTDHEPILGANYLPRKFKTTVAIPPLNDVDVHANDLNFIAISKDGKLVGFNVLVGGGLAMTHGDHATFPRKASDFGFIKVEDTLAIAEAVVSTQRDWGNRVNRKNAKTKYTLERVGVENFKAEVEKRSGVTFGESQAYEFTERGDRIGWVEGIDGKHHLTLFIENGRILDYPGKPLKTGCAEIAKIHDGDFRLTANQNLIVAGVSEQNKAKVEEIARAHGLIEDDLSAQRKDSMACVALPTCPLAMAEAERYLPEAVTQLEGILAKHAIAQKSIIYRVTGCPNGCGRSMLAEIGLVGKGPGKYNLHLGGNRQGTRIPKMYKENIGEQQIMDELDVLIGQWAKEAQSDESFGDFVIRTGVIAEVVNSAEDFYA, translated from the coding sequence ATGACGACAGACAATAAATTCGTTGTAGAGGGCAAGCTTGCCGACAACGAACGCCTTAAAGGCGAAAGCAATTTTTTACGTGGCACTATTGCTGAAGATTTAAAAGATGATTTAACCGGTGCATTTGTGGGTGACAATTTCCAGTTAATTCGTTTTCACGGTATGTATCAACAAGACGATCGTGACTTGCGCGCCGAACGCGCTAAGCAAAAGCTTGAGCCATTACAAAATGTCATGTTACGTGCGCGTTTGCCAGGAGGCATTATTAAGCCTCAGCAATGGTTAGCAATTGATAAATTCGCCGAAGAAAAATCACTCTACGGCAGTATTCGTTTAACGACGCGCCAAACATTTCAATTTCACGGTGTACTTAAACCCAATATCAAATTGATGCATCAAACGCTTAACCAAGTCGGTATTGATTCAATTGCCACTGCTGGTGATGTTAATCGAAATGTGTTGTGTACCTCGAATCCTATTGAGTCGGCAGTGCATCAAGAAGCCTATGAATGGGCCACTAAAATCAGTGAACATTTACTGCCTAAAACGCGTGCTTACGCGGAAATATGGCTTGATGGCGAGAAAAAAGAAACCACAGATCATGAACCGATTTTGGGCGCCAACTACTTGCCGCGTAAATTTAAGACAACGGTGGCCATTCCTCCTTTAAACGATGTGGATGTGCACGCTAACGATCTTAACTTTATTGCCATTTCTAAAGACGGAAAGTTAGTCGGGTTTAATGTGTTAGTCGGTGGTGGTCTTGCTATGACCCACGGCGACCACGCTACATTCCCCCGTAAGGCAAGCGACTTTGGTTTTATTAAAGTGGAAGACACCTTAGCGATTGCTGAAGCCGTTGTCAGCACGCAGCGTGACTGGGGTAACCGAGTTAACCGTAAAAACGCAAAAACCAAATATACCCTTGAACGAGTAGGGGTAGAAAACTTTAAAGCCGAAGTCGAAAAGCGTTCAGGCGTAACGTTTGGTGAAAGTCAGGCATATGAGTTTACTGAGCGTGGAGACCGCATTGGTTGGGTTGAAGGTATTGACGGTAAGCATCATTTGACCCTATTTATTGAAAATGGCCGAATTTTAGATTACCCAGGTAAGCCTTTGAAAACAGGCTGTGCTGAAATCGCCAAGATACACGACGGTGATTTCCGTTTAACCGCTAATCAAAACCTAATTGTGGCGGGCGTCAGCGAACAAAATAAAGCGAAAGTGGAAGAAATAGCCAGAGCTCATGGTTTGATCGAAGATGACTTGTCAGCTCAGCGCAAAGATTCCATGGCTTGCGTTGCTTTGCCTACTTGTCCTTTGGCAATGGCAGAGGCTGAGCGCTATTTGCCTGAAGCCGTTACTCAGTTAGAGGGCATATTAGCGAAACACGCAATTGCGCAAAAGAGCATAATTTACCGTGTTACTGGCTGCCCGAATGGTTGTGGACGTTCCATGCTGGCTGAAATCGGTTTAGTGGGTAAAGGGCCGGGCAAATACAATTTGCACTTAGGCGGAAACCGTCAGGGCACACGAATTCCGAAAATGTACAAAGAGAACATCGGTGAGCAGCAAATCATGGACGAGCTAGATGTATTGATCGGCCAGTGGGCAAAAGAAGCTCAAAGTGATGAATCATTTGGTGACTTTGTTATTCGCACAGGTGTTATCGCAGAAGTGGTGAATTCCGCTGAGGATTTTTATGCGTAA
- a CDS encoding assimilatory sulfite reductase (NADPH) flavoprotein subunit, with amino-acid sequence MSSNTQQNLGSTTALSDTQWAQLNQLTPSLTPSQLGWLSGYLAGLAQTQVGTTIPQANPAVGEAAGADKFITILYGSQTGNAKALAQGYKAKLDAAGIAAKLVNMADYKAKQLKNESHIVVIVSTHGEGDAPDDAIELHDFLSSKKAPKLPNLSFSVLGLGDSSYEFFCQTAKDFDKKLDELGAKRIADRVDCDVDYDDAAQAWGEQVLNKVQDELKAKSNSHVVAMPHVGKPSLSVATAQYSKKNPFTASLLESQKVTGRDSVKDIRHIEISLEDSGIQYRPGDALGVWFKNDPSMVDELLSLLGVEGEAEVTLSGEAIALRDALIEKRELTQSYPSFVTAYAEIANNPELNALLEDKAGLRAFLGERQIIDIVRQYPAKVDAQALVDMLRGMTPRLYSIASSQAEVEDEVHLTVALVEYDAHGQIHQGGASSYLAQRLEEGGEVQVFVEKNDNFRLPESSDTPVIMVGPGTGIAPFRAFMQEREAQEAEGKNWLFFGNPNYTQDFLYQTEWQRFVKDGVLSKVSLAFSRDQEDKIYVQHRLLEQGAEVFAWLEQGAHFYVCGDANHMAKDVHAALVEIVQKHGAKSAEAAEEYLTALRRAKRYQKDVY; translated from the coding sequence ATGTCATCAAATACACAGCAAAATTTAGGTTCTACTACTGCATTAAGTGATACCCAATGGGCGCAGCTTAATCAATTGACGCCGTCACTCACACCATCTCAGTTAGGTTGGTTAAGTGGTTATCTGGCTGGGCTAGCTCAGACTCAGGTCGGTACAACGATCCCTCAAGCAAACCCAGCAGTTGGCGAGGCAGCGGGTGCGGATAAATTCATTACCATTCTTTACGGCTCTCAAACGGGTAACGCTAAGGCATTGGCCCAAGGCTACAAAGCCAAGCTCGATGCAGCAGGCATTGCAGCCAAGTTGGTCAATATGGCTGACTACAAAGCGAAACAACTGAAGAATGAATCACATATCGTGGTCATTGTTAGCACCCATGGTGAAGGGGATGCGCCAGATGATGCCATTGAGTTGCATGATTTTCTTTCAAGTAAAAAAGCCCCTAAATTACCAAATTTGAGCTTCTCAGTTTTAGGCCTAGGAGACAGCAGCTATGAGTTTTTCTGCCAGACCGCCAAAGACTTTGACAAAAAGCTTGATGAGTTAGGTGCCAAGCGTATTGCCGATCGCGTTGACTGTGATGTGGATTACGATGACGCTGCGCAAGCCTGGGGTGAACAAGTTTTAAATAAAGTTCAAGATGAGCTGAAAGCTAAAAGCAATTCACATGTGGTAGCCATGCCTCATGTTGGTAAGCCCAGCCTGTCAGTGGCCACGGCTCAGTATTCTAAGAAAAACCCTTTTACAGCGAGTTTGTTAGAAAGCCAAAAAGTAACTGGCCGTGATTCAGTCAAAGACATCAGGCACATTGAAATTTCACTTGAAGACTCAGGCATTCAATATCGCCCAGGTGATGCATTAGGTGTTTGGTTCAAAAATGACCCTAGCATGGTAGACGAGTTGCTTAGCTTGCTTGGCGTTGAAGGTGAGGCGGAAGTTACCTTAAGCGGTGAAGCTATTGCCCTGCGTGATGCACTGATTGAAAAGCGTGAGTTAACCCAGAGCTATCCGTCATTTGTGACCGCGTATGCTGAGATTGCGAATAATCCTGAATTGAATGCCTTACTCGAAGACAAAGCAGGCTTGCGGGCTTTCCTAGGCGAACGTCAAATTATTGATATTGTGCGCCAATATCCAGCAAAAGTAGATGCTCAAGCGTTAGTTGATATGCTGCGGGGTATGACTCCGCGTCTCTATTCTATTGCTTCGAGCCAAGCTGAAGTAGAAGACGAGGTGCATTTAACTGTGGCATTAGTTGAATACGATGCACATGGCCAGATTCATCAGGGCGGCGCGTCAAGTTACCTCGCTCAGCGCTTAGAAGAGGGCGGTGAAGTACAAGTTTTTGTTGAAAAGAATGACAACTTCCGTTTGCCTGAAAGTTCAGATACCCCTGTCATCATGGTTGGGCCAGGCACCGGCATAGCCCCTTTTAGAGCATTTATGCAAGAACGTGAGGCGCAAGAAGCTGAGGGTAAAAACTGGTTGTTCTTTGGCAACCCAAATTACACCCAAGACTTTTTATATCAAACAGAGTGGCAGCGTTTCGTAAAAGACGGCGTGCTCAGTAAAGTCAGCTTGGCGTTTTCACGCGATCAAGAAGATAAAATATATGTTCAGCATCGATTATTAGAGCAAGGCGCAGAAGTATTTGCATGGCTTGAACAGGGTGCGCATTTTTATGTGTGCGGTGATGCGAATCATATGGCTAAAGACGTGCATGCCGCACTGGTCGAAATCGTACAAAAGCACGGTGCTAAGAGTGCTGAAGCTGCCGAAGAATATTTAACTGCATTGCGCAGAGCAAAACGTTATCAGAAGGACGTTTATTAA